The sequence CGTAGGCCAGCGCGGGCTCGCATTCGGCGGAGCCGTCGACACCCACGACGATCTCACCGTGCGGCCGGCCGGCGTCCGCCCTGACGACCACGACGGTGCCGGGCACATGACCGGCCACGTGGAGGACCATTGAGCCCAGCAGGGCGCCGACGAAGCCGCCCAGGCCGCGGCTGCCGATCACGAGCTCGGTGGCCGTGCCGACCTGCTCCCGCAGAACCTTGGCCGGTGATCCCTCGATCAGTTCGGTCGTCACCCGGACGTCCGGCCGGTATTTCGTGGCCACGGTGATCGCTTCGGTGAGCACCTGCTCGCCGGCGCGCGCCGCGAGGTCGGCCCAGTCGGGTGGAGGGAATGCGGCGACGCCATACGGCCAGCGGTCCACAACGTGGACGATCCGCAACGGCAACCCTCTGCGGGCGGCGTCATCAGCCGCCCATTTCACGGCCGCCATGGCGGCGGGTGAGCCGTCCGTCGCAGCGGTGATCGATTCGGTCATGACATGTCCTCTCGCTTCTGCTGCGCTTCCATCCGATCGCGGCGCCGGCGTTTTCCCCAGGGGCGATCGTCCCGGCATGAACAGGACCTTCGTCCTTTCCCTGATGGCGATTCCGGTCGCGTGGTTGAGGATCCTCCGGCGCCGCAGCCGATCAGGCGCGCCACCGCACCATCTTTCCCGCCGATCGCATCCGGGGGCCTGCTCCGTCCGGGGGACTACGCCGGCTCCGGAGCCGCCCCCTTCGGACGGACGACGGCGACGGGACAGTGGGCGTGGTGAAGGACGCCATGGCTGACCGAGCCGAAGACGGCGGAGGCGAGCAGACCGTGGCCGCGGGAGCCGACGACGACCATGTCGGCCTCGGTGGAGGCATCGCGGAGGGCTCCGGCCGGGTGACCGCAGACGATCGACTCGGTCACCGTGACGTGGGGGAACCGCTCCCGCCACGGAGCCAGCACCCGCCGGAGGAACGTGCCCCTCTCAGCGACGATCCTCTCCCCCACGGATCCGCTCCCGACGGCCGGCGTGGACAGGCCAGGGGGCTGCCAGGCATGGACG comes from Streptosporangium roseum DSM 43021 and encodes:
- a CDS encoding universal stress protein is translated as MTESITAATDGSPAAMAAVKWAADDAARRGLPLRIVHVVDRWPYGVAAFPPPDWADLAARAGEQVLTEAITVATKYRPDVRVTTELIEGSPAKVLREQVGTATELVIGSRGLGGFVGALLGSMVLHVAGHVPGTVVVVRADAGRPHGEIVVGVDGSAECEPALAYAFEQARLRGCALRAVHAWQRPVYGLIPEIPADIEEVHRFHQRMVRDKLGTWREKFPEVEVVEDVRSTHPVEALTDASARADLVVVGSRGMGAAGSVLLGSVSRGVLHHAHGPVAVVHS